The sequence GGCCGGAAGAAGACGCAGGAGACGCACATCGCCGACAGCGGGATCTCGCCGCGCTCCTGCAGTTCGCGGATCAGCTTGATGAGCGCGCGGAGGAACACCGCCTGCTCTTCCGGTGCAAGCGTCTCGGCGGCAGCGGCGAGAAAGTCCGGCCAGCCGGCGGCACGCTCGGCCTCCTCCCGTCCGGCGGCGGTGAGCGCGATCCGGATCGCGCGGCCATCCTCCGGCGCGACGCGCTTGCTGACGAAGCCTTTCCGCTCAAGGGCGGCGACGGCATCGCTGGCGGTCGGCGGGGTCACGCCAAGCGCGGCGGCGACCGCCGCGAGGCTCGCTGGCCCCCGCCGCAGCTGGACGAGGATCTGGGCTTGGGTCGGCGAGAGACCGCGCGGCCCCGCCTCGCGCCAGCCGCGGCTCTTCAGCGCCAGCCCGATCTTGGCGAGCGCAGTCGCGAGCCGTGCGGCGATCGGCCCCGCGCCTGCTTCGAGCGAATCCGCGTCCATCAGGGAAATCCGTTAGTAGTCCTAATTAAATAGCAGCGAGGCCGGCGCCTGTCAAGATGTCGGCAAGGACCAGCGCGAGCGTCCCGCGAGGGAAAGTCAGCCCGCTGCTTCGACGACCGCGAGCGCCTGACGAGCGAGGGGAAGCCGAGTGTCAATCGTCAGCCGGTCTGGCAGCTCGTCGAGCGGCTCGAAGGCAGCGCGCTGAGCGAAGTAGATCTCGGCGCGGCTGTCG comes from Dehalococcoidia bacterium and encodes:
- a CDS encoding MarR family winged helix-turn-helix transcriptional regulator, coding for MDADSLEAGAGPIAARLATALAKIGLALKSRGWREAGPRGLSPTQAQILVQLRRGPASLAAVAAALGVTPPTASDAVAALERKGFVSKRVAPEDGRAIRIALTAAGREEAERAAGWPDFLAAAAETLAPEEQAVFLRALIKLIRELQERGEIPLSAMCVSCVFFRPNVHPDPRRPHHCAFVDAPFGDSALRLDCPDFQLAPPEARQTAWLAFAGGSPPR